Below is a genomic region from bacterium.
GAGCTCTATGAGCTTAAGCAAAAAATGGAAGAAACTTCTGAAACAACGATAAATAGTTAGAAATGATGAAGCTTAAAACTCCATCCCGCGAAATTAGAATTGGAGATATAAAGGTTGGCGGGGATAACACCTGGGCATTGATAGCTGGTCCATGTGCGATCGAGAGCGAGGAAGTTGCTCTTCAAACTGCGGATTATCTTGCAAAAATTTGTTCAGATTTAGATATCCCATACATTTTTAAAGCCAGTTATGACAAAGCTAATCGCCTATCGGGAAAATCTCCGAGAGGTATTGGTATTCAAAGAGGCCTAGAGATTCTTGATAAGGTAGGTTCCAAGATTGGAGTGCCTGTTTTAACCGATGTTCACTCTTCCGACGAGGTTTCTCGTGTTGCTGAAGTTGTAGATTGTCTCCAGATACCAGCATTTCTTTGCAGGCAAACTGATTTACTCATTTGCGCCGCTGAAACCGGCCTTCCGGTTAATATAAAAAAGGGTCAATTTCTCGCTCCGGAAGATATGAAACCCATTACAGATAAAGTATTATCGATCGGAAGCGGTGGGCTTTTAATAACCGAGAGGGGAACTTCGTTCGGGTATCATAATCTCGTAGTCGATTTCAGAGGTATCCCGATTATGTCTCGATATGGATGGCCTATTGTTATGGATGTTACGCATAGCCTGCAAAGGCCGGGTGGAGAAGGTGGTTCGAGTGGAGGAGATAGAGAATTTGCTCCGCATTTGGCGGTTTGTGCCCTTTCTCTTGAAGTCGATGCATTATTCATTGAAATCCATCCCGATCCGGACAAAGCAATTTCCGATAAAAAAACTCAATGGCCTCTATCGCAAGCCAAAGAGCTTCTCGAATTCCTCAAGAACGGATAATTCACTAAATTTGCGGGACTCTATTCTCAATTGCGCGTGAGAGAGTGGATTTGTCTGCGAATTCCAGATCACCACCCACAGGAAGGCCCCTAGCGATACGCGTAGTTTTTAAATTAAAAGGTAAAACTAGTTTAGCTATATACATCGCGGTTGTGTCGCCTTCTGTTGTGGGGTTTGTTGCCAAAATAAGCTCTTCAACCGAGCCTTCATTGAGTCTCTTTAATAG
It encodes:
- the kdsA gene encoding 3-deoxy-8-phosphooctulonate synthase codes for the protein MKLKTPSREIRIGDIKVGGDNTWALIAGPCAIESEEVALQTADYLAKICSDLDIPYIFKASYDKANRLSGKSPRGIGIQRGLEILDKVGSKIGVPVLTDVHSSDEVSRVAEVVDCLQIPAFLCRQTDLLICAAETGLPVNIKKGQFLAPEDMKPITDKVLSIGSGGLLITERGTSFGYHNLVVDFRGIPIMSRYGWPIVMDVTHSLQRPGGEGGSSGGDREFAPHLAVCALSLEVDALFIEIHPDPDKAISDKKTQWPLSQAKELLEFLKNG